The Anaerobranca gottschalkii DSM 13577 genome contains a region encoding:
- a CDS encoding ABC transporter ATP-binding protein translates to MMNVIEIKGLTKYYGDFRALNQINLNVKKGEVLGFLGPNGAGKTTTIRILLGMLKKSSGIAKIFGKDVWKDSVDIHRRLAYVPGDVHLWPNLTGGEVIDLFCQLRGGLDQKTKKGLIQRFDLDPTKKCGTYSKGNRQKVALIAAFSSDVDLYILDEPTSGLDPLMTCIFQECVKELKERGKTILMSSHILADVEKLCDTVTIIRRGEIVETGTLKDLRHMTRITMEVETEVQPTELKNFEWIYNLKVVDNKMIFQVDHNRINEILQYLTKFNIKSMVSTPPTLEELFMSYYGEDIALLKNGKGGGI, encoded by the coding sequence ATCATGAATGTAATTGAAATTAAAGGGCTAACAAAATACTATGGCGATTTCCGCGCTTTAAATCAAATCAATTTAAATGTAAAGAAAGGTGAAGTACTAGGTTTTCTAGGTCCCAACGGTGCTGGTAAAACCACAACAATTAGGATATTGTTGGGAATGTTAAAAAAAAGCAGTGGTATTGCCAAAATCTTTGGTAAAGATGTTTGGAAAGATTCAGTGGATATCCACCGGCGCTTAGCTTATGTTCCCGGTGATGTTCATCTTTGGCCTAATTTAACCGGTGGAGAAGTTATTGATTTATTTTGCCAGTTAAGGGGTGGGTTAGATCAGAAAACTAAAAAGGGGCTTATCCAACGATTTGATTTAGACCCTACCAAAAAATGTGGCACATATTCTAAGGGAAATAGACAAAAAGTTGCTTTAATCGCAGCCTTTTCTTCCGATGTTGATCTATATATTCTCGATGAACCAACTTCCGGATTAGATCCTTTAATGACCTGTATCTTTCAAGAATGTGTTAAGGAATTAAAGGAAAGAGGAAAAACAATTTTAATGTCAAGCCATATTTTAGCAGATGTAGAAAAATTGTGTGATACAGTAACAATTATTCGCCGGGGAGAGATTGTAGAAACCGGTACCTTAAAAGATTTACGGCATATGACTAGAATAACCATGGAAGTAGAAACTGAGGTCCAACCAACGGAATTAAAAAACTTTGAATGGATTTATAATTTAAAAGTAGTTGATAACAAAATGATTTTTCAAGTAGATCACAATAGAATTAATGAAATCCTTCAATACTTGACGAAGTTTAACATAAAATCTATGGTTAGTACTCCCCCTACTTTAGAGGAATTGTTTATGAGCTATTATGGTGAAGATATAGCTTTATTAAAAAATGGAAAAGGAGGAGGGATTTAG
- a CDS encoding sensor domain-containing diguanylate cyclase/phosphohydrolase, protein MKEKEAHFKHLTEKISEIVAILDFTGNFKWLGKYHEVLGYEVKELMGKNALSLIHPQDLPLIKGEFDRLVSGEIEKTRVVFRYRKGDNSYIWLETIAQIISGDKEKGIFLTSRDITSYYEEGQALKLILKYYNDFIQYNNKEINYKKITDDFASIVNSLAVALNIYGDDGKTFVTKAISVKGEILTKAVKILGFTLEGKEWQHDKIRAEKIKNQVTTIFPKLEDLTGDVIPKGIVTTLQNMFSIGEVAVVKIMEGERMFGDFTIIMPKGTKFRNETVAEIFANQLGLLLERQQKEKEKIAIERALRESESKYRNIFNHSPVGIFYFNSSGVITDCNGAFIEILGSTKEKILGTDIFSLDNVGVVRGTREALEGKNAYYEGLYTSKTSGKTIYVFSKFAPIFTDGGEITGGMGIVEDMTERKKMEDILHFEKEYLRTTLLGIGEGVISTDKWGYINLFNPGAEKITGWKREEALGKKFYEIIKVIAREENAIKIERKDKKIIYIEKNKSPIKDQKGEVIGEITVFRDCTEKIERQKKIEFLSYYDELTELYNRRYIVEQLKRLDNEYSLPLGIIVIDINGLKITNDAFGHDTGDRLIKLVANILTQCCPPQSIIGRMGGDEFVILLPNTNETIVEELIEKIKGKGAQSKLESVVVSFAIGYAIKKEIVESLGEIYKLADHNMYKDKLKRGKSIGGEIVENVLKTINSQYLQEQIHSERVSQYCEAIGKALNLTEKEIVILKGAGALHDIGKITVSPEILNKSSKLTPEEYEEVKRHPEIGYQILRSIDEYRLMAEFVLCHHERWDGKGYPRGLKGEEIPLEGRIISVADAYEAMTAKRSYQKTRTKEEALAELKRCAGTQFDPKIVDVFIKVMG, encoded by the coding sequence ATGAAAGAAAAGGAAGCACATTTTAAACATCTAACGGAAAAGATTTCAGAAATAGTTGCAATTCTCGATTTTACTGGAAATTTTAAGTGGTTAGGTAAATACCATGAGGTTTTAGGTTATGAAGTAAAAGAATTAATGGGGAAAAACGCTTTAAGTCTAATCCATCCCCAAGACCTTCCCCTAATAAAGGGTGAATTCGATAGGTTAGTTAGTGGTGAAATTGAAAAAACAAGGGTAGTTTTTCGTTATAGAAAAGGGGATAATAGTTATATTTGGTTAGAAACTATAGCACAAATCATTAGTGGTGATAAAGAAAAGGGGATATTTTTAACTTCCCGGGATATAACTTCATATTATGAAGAAGGACAAGCTTTAAAATTAATTTTAAAATATTATAATGATTTTATTCAGTACAATAATAAAGAAATAAATTACAAAAAAATAACCGATGATTTTGCTAGTATCGTTAATTCTTTGGCGGTAGCCCTTAATATATATGGGGATGATGGCAAAACTTTTGTAACAAAAGCTATCTCAGTTAAGGGTGAGATTTTAACTAAAGCTGTGAAAATCTTAGGATTTACCTTAGAGGGGAAAGAGTGGCAACATGATAAAATTAGGGCAGAAAAAATAAAAAATCAGGTAACCACTATTTTTCCAAAATTAGAAGATTTAACAGGGGATGTTATACCAAAGGGTATTGTAACAACTTTACAAAATATGTTTAGTATTGGTGAAGTTGCAGTGGTCAAGATAATGGAAGGGGAAAGGATGTTTGGAGATTTTACCATAATTATGCCTAAAGGAACAAAATTTAGGAACGAAACTGTAGCAGAAATATTTGCTAATCAGTTAGGGTTATTGCTAGAAAGGCAGCAAAAAGAAAAAGAAAAGATAGCGATAGAAAGGGCTTTAAGGGAAAGTGAAAGTAAATATCGGAATATTTTTAATCATTCTCCAGTAGGGATTTTTTATTTTAACAGCAGTGGAGTAATTACTGACTGTAATGGGGCCTTTATTGAAATTTTAGGTTCAACAAAGGAAAAAATATTAGGTACTGATATTTTCAGTCTTGATAATGTAGGGGTAGTAAGGGGTACTAGGGAGGCGTTAGAAGGAAAAAATGCCTATTATGAAGGATTATATACTTCTAAAACCAGTGGTAAAACAATTTATGTATTTTCTAAATTTGCCCCTATTTTTACAGATGGTGGGGAGATTACTGGTGGTATGGGGATAGTTGAAGATATGACAGAAAGAAAAAAGATGGAAGATATCCTCCATTTCGAAAAAGAGTATCTTCGTACGACATTACTGGGGATAGGAGAAGGAGTTATATCTACCGATAAATGGGGCTACATAAACTTGTTCAATCCTGGGGCTGAAAAAATAACGGGATGGAAAAGGGAAGAAGCACTAGGGAAGAAATTTTATGAAATAATCAAGGTTATAGCTAGGGAAGAAAATGCTATTAAAATTGAGAGAAAAGATAAGAAGATCATTTATATAGAAAAAAATAAATCACCTATCAAAGATCAAAAAGGAGAGGTAATAGGTGAAATTACTGTATTTAGAGATTGTACAGAAAAAATAGAAAGACAGAAAAAAATAGAGTTCTTAAGTTATTACGATGAATTAACAGAACTATATAATCGCCGTTATATAGTAGAACAGTTAAAAAGACTAGACAATGAATATAGTCTTCCTTTAGGTATAATTGTAATAGACATAAATGGACTAAAAATAACCAATGATGCTTTTGGCCATGATACAGGGGATAGACTAATAAAATTAGTGGCAAATATATTAACCCAGTGTTGTCCACCCCAAAGTATCATTGGTCGGATGGGGGGAGATGAATTTGTCATTTTACTCCCTAACACAAATGAAACAATAGTGGAAGAACTAATAGAAAAGATTAAAGGAAAAGGAGCCCAAAGTAAATTAGAATCAGTAGTTGTATCCTTCGCTATTGGCTATGCTATTAAAAAAGAGATAGTTGAAAGTTTAGGGGAAATCTATAAATTGGCAGATCATAATATGTATAAAGATAAATTAAAAAGAGGGAAATCAATTGGTGGAGAAATAGTAGAAAATGTATTAAAGACAATAAACAGTCAGTATCTTCAAGAACAAATCCATTCTGAAAGGGTTTCCCAATATTGTGAAGCTATAGGTAAGGCTTTAAATTTAACAGAAAAGGAAATTGTAATTTTAAAAGGTGCAGGGGCATTGCACGACATAGGTAAAATAACGGTTTCACCGGAGATATTAAATAAGAGTTCTAAGTTAACCCCTGAAGAATACGAGGAGGTAAAAAGGCATCCAGAAATAGGTTACCAAATACTCCGCTCTATAGATGAATATCGGCTTATGGCGGAATTTGTCCTCTGTCATCACGAACGGTGGGATGGTAAAGGATACCCCAGGGGATTAAAAGGAGAAGAAATACCCTTAGAAGGGAGGATAATCTCTGTAGCCGATGCCTATGAGGCAATGACTGCTAAAAGGAGTTATCAAAAAACTAGAACAAAGGAGGAAGCTTTGGCAGAATTAAAAAGATGTGCCGGAACACAATTTGATCCAAAGATAGTAGATGTTTTTATAAAAGTAATGGGATGA
- a CDS encoding ABC transporter permease: MKNTDFQGTKTLVKLALRRDRIILPLWIIGIFFLITLITAVYGEFTPQDMAEMIIMASPSPGMRLLMAPAFPEYVDGLGTFFLVRMSLIITVLIGIMNIQLIIRHTRNNEDTGCTEMLASMEVGRYALLSAALTVAVITNILLSVFITLGFVVNGLPLLGSLAAGTSFGGIGLVFAGIAGITAQLSSRSRDGSSLAFLIKAFLILISSLSNVFGQLNQGGLGFQSASFTWVSPVGWVQQIHPFSKNNFWILPLFIILFLILVKGAFSLIDIRDIGSGIIPAKKGPEKAAQWMLNPLGLGWKLQRKGILGWAIPMIIFGAIMGGSSTEFGDFMENMEGFENMIINSENFLYVFIGLMASILLIYAKTGVMRMYSEEREGYAEGVLATAVSRTTWALSQLILTVLSSIIIMIAFSTSVALAAGVSSQSLSQFIKGGLYQSTGIIVVIGFSTAVYGLFPKVSKALSWIAVFASIFLGPFFGPLLNLPESVQKISPFTHIATFPQDVKLSNLLILIIISGLLALKGLAAFNKRDLKL, translated from the coding sequence GTGAAAAATACTGATTTTCAAGGAACAAAGACCTTAGTAAAATTAGCCCTTAGGAGAGATAGAATAATATTACCTTTATGGATAATAGGTATTTTTTTCCTAATAACACTTATTACTGCAGTATACGGGGAATTCACCCCACAGGATATGGCGGAAATGATTATTATGGCCTCCCCTTCTCCGGGAATGCGTTTGTTAATGGCCCCTGCTTTTCCCGAATATGTTGATGGATTAGGCACTTTCTTTTTAGTTAGGATGTCATTGATAATTACTGTTCTCATTGGAATAATGAACATTCAACTAATTATCAGGCATACAAGAAATAACGAAGATACTGGTTGTACAGAGATGTTAGCTTCAATGGAAGTAGGAAGGTATGCCCTATTATCTGCAGCACTAACAGTGGCAGTAATAACTAATATCTTGCTATCGGTATTTATAACCTTAGGATTTGTTGTCAATGGTTTACCATTATTAGGTTCTTTGGCAGCTGGAACATCCTTTGGAGGTATTGGGCTAGTTTTTGCTGGAATAGCAGGGATTACAGCCCAATTAAGTTCAAGGAGTAGAGATGGATCTAGTCTAGCTTTTTTAATAAAAGCCTTTTTAATTTTAATAAGTTCCTTAAGTAATGTATTTGGCCAGTTAAATCAAGGGGGATTAGGTTTTCAAAGTGCTTCTTTTACCTGGGTTTCCCCTGTAGGTTGGGTCCAGCAAATCCACCCCTTTAGTAAAAACAATTTTTGGATTTTACCGTTATTTATCATCTTGTTTCTGATTTTAGTTAAAGGGGCCTTTTCTTTGATCGATATCAGAGATATTGGAAGTGGAATAATTCCCGCTAAAAAAGGACCTGAAAAGGCTGCCCAATGGATGTTAAATCCCTTAGGTCTAGGATGGAAACTACAAAGGAAAGGGATTTTAGGTTGGGCAATCCCAATGATAATCTTTGGAGCTATAATGGGAGGTTCAAGCACAGAATTTGGGGATTTCATGGAAAATATGGAAGGTTTTGAAAACATGATAATCAATAGTGAAAATTTTCTCTATGTCTTTATCGGATTGATGGCTAGTATATTACTAATATACGCTAAAACTGGAGTTATGAGGATGTATTCAGAGGAAAGGGAAGGTTATGCTGAAGGAGTTTTAGCTACCGCTGTTAGTCGAACTACTTGGGCATTGAGCCAACTTATTTTAACGGTACTAAGCTCTATAATTATAATGATAGCTTTTTCTACCAGTGTTGCCTTAGCAGCTGGGGTCTCCTCACAAAGTCTTAGCCAGTTTATAAAAGGGGGGCTTTATCAGAGTACAGGTATTATAGTTGTTATAGGGTTTTCCACTGCTGTATACGGTTTGTTTCCTAAAGTTAGTAAAGCTTTATCTTGGATTGCTGTATTTGCCAGTATCTTTTTAGGTCCCTTCTTTGGTCCTCTATTGAATTTGCCAGAAAGTGTGCAAAAAATTTCCCCCTTTACCCATATAGCAACTTTTCCTCAAGATGTGAAGTTAAGTAATCTGTTAATTTTAATTATAATAAGTGGACTTTTAGCACTTAAAGGTTTAGCTGCCTTCAATAAAAGGGACTTAAAATTATAA
- the thiW gene encoding energy coupling factor transporter S component ThiW codes for MNKETKRLATAAIFIAIGVLSSHLYIPIGVAKVFPIQHCLNLLTALFFPLSYTLYIPFTISILRNILGTGTLLAFPGSMIGAFLAGILYKKTRKVFFAFLGELIGTGVFGAILAYPLARYVLGREVAIFFFVIPFTISSFFGVMIGYIIFTLVKNVILNKGVE; via the coding sequence ATGAATAAAGAAACAAAAAGATTGGCTACAGCTGCAATTTTCATTGCTATTGGAGTTTTATCTTCTCATCTGTATATACCGATTGGGGTAGCTAAAGTTTTTCCAATACAACACTGTTTAAATTTACTTACAGCCCTTTTTTTCCCTTTAAGCTATACCCTGTATATTCCCTTCACTATTTCTATTCTCCGGAATATCTTAGGTACTGGAACCTTATTAGCTTTTCCAGGGAGTATGATAGGTGCTTTTTTGGCAGGGATCTTGTACAAAAAAACAAGGAAAGTATTTTTCGCATTTTTAGGTGAATTAATAGGTACAGGGGTTTTTGGTGCAATTTTAGCATATCCACTGGCAAGATATGTTTTAGGTAGAGAAGTGGCTATTTTCTTTTTTGTTATCCCATTTACAATTAGCTCTTTTTTTGGGGTAATGATAGGTTATATAATCTTTACTTTAGTCAAAAATGTAATTTTAAATAAAGGAGTTGAATAG
- a CDS encoding aminotransferase class I/II-fold pyridoxal phosphate-dependent enzyme codes for MKNKGQNQTPLFTALKEYSKSGIVPFDVPGHKQGKGIKEFTEYVGTTLMELDVNSVKCLDNICNPIGVIKEAEDLAAQAFGADHSFFLVNGTTSGVQTMIMSACKPGDKIIIPRNAHKSAISGIILSGAIPIYIQPEIDENLGIAMGVTVERVKKTIKAHPDAKAIFLINPTYYGATSNIKEIVEIAHQHSMAVLVDEAHGAHMGFHEEFPPSAMELGADMSAVSLHKTGGSLTQSSLLLLKKGIIDPFTVKANLNLTQTTSASYLLMSSLDVARKQLATQGQELLDRVLKLVRKAREEINKIDGLYAFGKELVGNPGVYDFDESKLGVNVRKLGLTGFEVYDILRDDYKIQVELADYYNIMAIVSLGDTEQSLNALVNALKDIAFRYRKDEEIKMITNVLKNPAVIVSPRDAYYSSKRVVKLDDAVGEISGESIMAYPPGIPVVAPGERITKEMIEYIKLLKEEETLLQGTEDPYIEYIKVLGLNTNGFGK; via the coding sequence TTGAAAAATAAAGGACAAAATCAAACACCTCTTTTTACAGCATTAAAAGAATATAGTAAAAGTGGTATAGTGCCCTTCGATGTACCAGGTCATAAGCAAGGTAAGGGAATAAAGGAATTTACTGAATATGTAGGAACTACCCTTATGGAGTTAGATGTTAATTCTGTAAAATGCCTTGATAATATTTGTAATCCTATTGGAGTAATCAAGGAAGCAGAGGACTTGGCAGCTCAAGCCTTTGGTGCAGATCACAGTTTCTTCCTGGTCAATGGTACCACTTCTGGGGTCCAGACAATGATTATGAGTGCTTGCAAACCAGGGGATAAAATCATAATCCCTAGAAACGCTCATAAGTCAGCTATATCTGGCATTATTTTAAGTGGAGCAATACCAATTTATATTCAACCGGAAATAGATGAGAATTTAGGTATAGCCATGGGAGTGACTGTGGAACGGGTGAAGAAAACGATCAAAGCACACCCAGATGCTAAAGCTATTTTTCTTATAAATCCCACATATTATGGAGCAACATCAAATATCAAAGAAATTGTAGAAATAGCCCATCAACATTCTATGGCGGTACTAGTAGATGAAGCCCATGGAGCCCATATGGGATTCCATGAAGAATTTCCCCCTTCTGCCATGGAATTGGGGGCAGATATGAGTGCAGTAAGTCTTCATAAAACTGGAGGTTCATTAACACAAAGTTCCCTTTTATTATTAAAAAAAGGGATAATAGATCCCTTCACAGTTAAAGCAAACCTTAACTTGACCCAAACTACCAGTGCATCCTATTTACTAATGTCTAGTTTAGATGTGGCCCGTAAACAGCTGGCTACCCAAGGTCAAGAATTATTAGATAGGGTATTAAAATTGGTAAGAAAAGCTAGAGAGGAAATAAATAAAATCGATGGATTATATGCCTTTGGTAAAGAATTAGTAGGTAATCCAGGGGTATATGATTTTGATGAATCAAAGCTTGGTGTAAATGTCAGGAAGTTAGGATTAACTGGTTTCGAAGTTTATGATATCTTGAGGGATGATTATAAAATTCAGGTGGAATTAGCAGATTATTATAATATTATGGCTATAGTTAGTTTAGGAGATACAGAACAATCATTAAATGCTTTAGTTAATGCTCTAAAGGATATTGCTTTTAGATATAGAAAAGATGAAGAAATTAAGATGATCACCAATGTCTTAAAAAACCCTGCTGTTATTGTTTCACCCCGGGATGCATATTACAGTAGTAAAAGGGTGGTTAAATTAGATGATGCAGTAGGAGAAATCAGTGGTGAGTCAATTATGGCATATCCTCCTGGAATACCCGTTGTTGCCCCAGGGGAGAGGATTACTAAAGAAATGATTGAATATATTAAATTGTTAAAAGAAGAGGAAACCCTTCTTCAAGGTACAGAAGATCCCTATATAGAATATATAAAGGTACTAGGGTTAAATACCAACGGTTTTGGTAAATAG
- a CDS encoding amidohydrolase gives MRVILINGKIYVEKNRFCEGLLIEKGIIKEIGSNDQIGKLKGDKVIDLQGKTVLPGFNDSHLHLSGIGAAMFNCNLMGTNSIEEVIQRGINFLRENPNLQVLYGRGWNQDYFIFGEKRLLIKEDLDRISREIPIIFDRVCGHLSVGNTRALELLGVNSNTIVNGGTIELDEKGKPNGIFTESAVALLYSLIPPKSYKDREMEFLKAQDYLLSLGVTSVQSCDVVVDSTNRESECMFNIIKGLYKEKKLKIRYSHQFNYQRIEDFHRYIDGELKSEGYDDIYLSKGGLKLFCDGSLGARTALMLEDYKDAPGNKGVEVLTERELSNFVKLATENKIRVVIHAIGNGAVQRVINVYKDSIEKWGNKDNYLRHGIIHCQITTREQLKKIAKLKIPVMYQPIFLDYDRKIVKERVGEDLANTSYAFNTLYKLGAPISFGTDGPVENCNPFINLYFAVTRGGFNLGEKMKLEDAIDVYTLGSAFNEHKERVKGRLKPGYVGDLILLDKDIFKIPEEEIKDIKVQMTMVNGEIIYQR, from the coding sequence GTGAGGGTAATATTGATAAACGGTAAAATTTATGTAGAGAAAAATAGATTTTGTGAAGGGTTATTGATTGAAAAGGGTATAATTAAAGAAATTGGTTCTAATGACCAAATAGGAAAATTAAAAGGAGATAAAGTTATAGATCTTCAAGGGAAAACAGTACTTCCTGGCTTTAACGACAGTCATTTACATTTGTCTGGTATAGGTGCAGCTATGTTTAATTGTAATTTAATGGGAACAAATTCTATTGAAGAAGTCATCCAAAGGGGTATTAATTTTTTAAGGGAAAACCCTAATCTCCAGGTCCTTTATGGTAGAGGTTGGAACCAGGATTATTTTATCTTTGGGGAAAAGAGGTTACTAATTAAGGAAGATTTAGATAGAATTTCCAGAGAAATTCCAATAATTTTTGATAGAGTATGTGGTCATCTTTCAGTTGGAAATACTAGAGCATTAGAACTCCTTGGGGTAAATTCAAATACCATTGTCAATGGAGGAACAATAGAGCTTGATGAAAAAGGAAAACCCAATGGTATTTTTACTGAAAGTGCTGTGGCTTTACTTTATTCTCTGATACCTCCTAAAAGTTATAAAGATAGGGAGATGGAATTTTTAAAAGCTCAAGATTATTTATTAAGTTTAGGGGTTACGTCTGTTCAATCCTGTGATGTAGTAGTAGATTCTACAAATCGGGAATCAGAATGTATGTTTAATATTATCAAAGGGCTTTATAAGGAAAAGAAATTAAAAATCCGCTATAGCCATCAATTTAACTATCAAAGGATAGAAGATTTTCATCGGTATATAGATGGAGAATTAAAATCAGAAGGGTATGATGATATCTATTTATCAAAGGGAGGTCTAAAACTTTTTTGTGATGGTTCTTTAGGGGCAAGGACTGCATTGATGCTAGAAGATTATAAAGATGCACCGGGTAACAAAGGAGTAGAGGTATTAACTGAAAGGGAGCTGTCTAATTTTGTAAAATTGGCAACTGAAAATAAAATCAGAGTAGTAATCCATGCCATTGGTAATGGAGCTGTTCAAAGGGTTATCAATGTCTATAAAGATAGTATTGAAAAATGGGGGAATAAAGACAATTATCTTCGCCATGGTATTATCCATTGCCAAATAACTACAAGGGAACAGTTAAAAAAGATTGCTAAATTAAAGATTCCTGTCATGTATCAGCCAATTTTTTTAGATTATGACAGGAAAATTGTGAAGGAACGGGTAGGAGAAGATTTAGCCAATACTTCATATGCCTTCAATACTTTATATAAACTGGGAGCACCAATAAGTTTTGGTACTGATGGACCTGTAGAAAATTGCAATCCCTTTATCAATTTGTATTTTGCTGTAACGAGGGGTGGATTTAACTTAGGTGAGAAGATGAAATTAGAAGATGCCATTGATGTTTATACATTAGGTAGTGCATTTAATGAGCATAAAGAAAGGGTAAAGGGAAGGTTAAAGCCGGGATATGTAGGGGATTTAATCTTATTAGATAAAGATATTTTTAAAATCCCAGAAGAAGAGATAAAGGATATTAAAGTACAAATGACGATGGTTAATGGAGAAATAATTTATCAAAGATAG
- a CDS encoding LuxR C-terminal-related transcriptional regulator: MTLFKLGKLKETEELIQKLIQLIREHGFSFISRVGGIWALKGAVEMEKGNIEGAEHYIEKGLYLSKPEKPYYIWNSFYKVALLNYQKKYHQALELINEINFNSSETLSSVFLYISALWESRINLKLGNKFKAKEILSSLGIKENSLVQYGLEEGYLILFNILLEEEKISAAIGKQLKIIEENAQLKGDKKLYIETLLLSSRLEKKLGNRERAEKILEKAKKVAEDSGYYQIIKEEKINIPIQVNSSQNSYDLVEDLTTRELEILQLLGLGFSNQQIADKLFLTVGTVKWYTSNIYGKLGVKSRTQAVAMGRKLKLFD; encoded by the coding sequence ATTACATTATTTAAACTTGGAAAATTAAAAGAAACGGAAGAATTAATACAAAAGTTAATTCAATTAATTAGGGAGCATGGTTTTTCTTTTATCAGTCGGGTAGGGGGTATTTGGGCTTTAAAAGGTGCAGTGGAAATGGAAAAAGGAAATATAGAAGGAGCAGAACATTATATAGAAAAAGGGCTATATTTAAGTAAACCTGAAAAACCATATTATATTTGGAACTCATTTTATAAAGTAGCTTTATTGAATTACCAGAAAAAATATCACCAAGCTTTAGAGTTAATAAATGAAATTAACTTTAACAGCTCAGAAACTCTTTCATCAGTCTTCCTTTACATTTCAGCCCTCTGGGAAAGTCGTATTAACTTAAAATTAGGAAATAAGTTTAAAGCTAAAGAAATTTTATCCTCTCTGGGGATTAAGGAAAATAGCCTCGTCCAGTATGGTCTAGAAGAAGGATATTTAATATTATTTAATATCCTATTAGAAGAAGAAAAAATTTCCGCAGCTATAGGTAAACAGTTGAAAATAATTGAAGAAAATGCCCAGTTAAAAGGTGATAAAAAGCTATATATTGAAACTTTGCTTTTATCCTCCCGTTTAGAAAAAAAATTAGGAAATAGAGAAAGGGCAGAAAAAATCTTAGAAAAGGCTAAAAAAGTGGCCGAAGATTCCGGTTATTATCAAATTATTAAAGAAGAAAAAATAAATATCCCTATACAAGTAAACAGCTCCCAAAATTCCTATGATTTAGTAGAAGATTTAACTACTAGGGAATTAGAAATTCTACAATTACTAGGTTTAGGGTTTAGTAACCAACAGATCGCCGATAAGTTGTTCCTAACGGTAGGAACAGTTAAATGGTATACCAGCAATATTTATGGAAAATTAGGGGTTAAAAGCAGAACCCAAGCTGTAGCAATGGGTAGAAAGTTAAAGCTATTTGACTAA